A section of the Clostridium omnivorum genome encodes:
- a CDS encoding RNA polymerase sigma factor, whose amino-acid sequence MESQLIKRIRQKDKEAFKELYNLYATQAIRTAIAITKNTATASDVVQETFIRVYKNLDKFDKSKPFKPWFYKILINECNRVLKTSSNIVYLEDSDKEAITGSSADTYEFQEYEDLYAAISDLEDTVRIPIVLKYLKGFKEEEIADILSLNINTVKSRLYKGRQKLKNAMNKLSERSELNG is encoded by the coding sequence TTGGAAAGTCAACTAATAAAAAGAATAAGACAAAAGGATAAGGAAGCTTTTAAAGAGCTTTATAATCTCTATGCAACTCAAGCTATTAGAACTGCAATTGCTATTACTAAAAATACTGCAACTGCTTCTGATGTGGTTCAGGAGACCTTCATAAGGGTGTATAAAAATTTAGATAAGTTTGATAAAAGTAAACCCTTTAAGCCTTGGTTTTATAAAATCCTTATTAATGAATGCAACAGAGTGCTAAAGACCTCATCTAATATTGTATATCTTGAGGATTCAGACAAGGAAGCTATTACTGGTTCAAGTGCTGATACCTATGAGTTTCAGGAATACGAGGATCTTTATGCTGCCATAAGTGATTTAGAAGATACAGTTAGGATACCTATAGTTTTAAAATATTTAAAGGGCTTTAAGGAAGAAGAAATTGCTGACATACTTAGTCTCAATATAAACACAGTAAAATCCCGTTTATATAAAGGCAGGCAAAAATTAAAGAATGCAATGAACAAATTATCAGAAAGGAGTGAATTAAATGGATGA
- a CDS encoding DUF2750 domain-containing protein — protein sequence MYYSEVEEIFCLTKDRKYKYFFDRVAETEQIWGLKNKNGWVTIKDENNNIAMPIWPGFEFAKYCKENQWKEANPEGIDLFEFMEYWLQGMKRDGCRVLVFGDSEGRGISIDSEEFKKELEKKLAQ from the coding sequence ATGTACTACAGTGAGGTAGAGGAAATATTTTGTTTAACTAAGGATAGAAAGTACAAGTACTTTTTTGATAGAGTTGCTGAAACAGAGCAGATATGGGGGCTTAAGAACAAGAATGGCTGGGTAACTATAAAAGATGAAAATAATAATATAGCAATGCCCATTTGGCCTGGCTTTGAGTTTGCAAAGTACTGCAAGGAAAATCAGTGGAAGGAAGCAAACCCAGAAGGCATAGATTTATTTGAATTCATGGAGTATTGGCTTCAGGGAATGAAAAGGGATGGCTGCCGAGTGCTTGTATTTGGTGATTCCGAGGGCAGAGGAATTTCAATAGACTCAGAAGAATTTAAAAAAGAGCTGGAGAAAAAGTTGGCACAATAA
- a CDS encoding 3D domain-containing protein, producing the protein MVKKSLPLSILLALLICTSSVTFAAVDPQSTIADNKVKFQQMSDNLIETNKKISTLNTQIEKLKNDISKNNADIDKNNKQIDVEKAHMEQLMKEVDSSQAVANRRIRAMYINGYNENIVGSLLSSKSFSDAVCKFEAVKEVISYDKKIFNGLAEKKKELDKSISSLDAKKEQLQKLKDNNDTNLKQLDDDKAKLQDLAKQFEQQRNNAAQIIKENEEKLIAHAVSVIDSSTSSISDMKNALMTLNSLLPQISTDSVKQKAKSYISSGNAKLADMIARSSAPAGTDNVTFKATYTMEATAYSGGTVTALGLKPVRDPSGLSTVAVDPSVIPLGTKVYISGYGYAICSDTGGAIKGNIVDLYMNSESECLSFGRRTVVVNIVAYPGEW; encoded by the coding sequence TTGGTTAAAAAGTCTTTACCTTTATCAATATTGCTCGCTCTTTTGATTTGTACAAGCAGTGTGACTTTTGCTGCAGTGGACCCTCAGAGCACTATTGCAGATAATAAAGTTAAATTTCAGCAGATGAGCGACAATTTAATTGAAACAAACAAAAAAATCTCTACTTTGAATACTCAAATTGAAAAGTTGAAAAATGACATTAGCAAAAATAATGCAGACATTGATAAAAACAATAAACAAATAGACGTGGAAAAAGCACATATGGAACAGCTAATGAAGGAAGTAGATAGTAGCCAAGCTGTTGCAAATAGGCGAATTAGGGCAATGTACATAAATGGATACAATGAAAATATAGTTGGTTCACTGCTTTCATCTAAGAGCTTCTCTGATGCTGTTTGTAAATTTGAAGCAGTAAAAGAAGTGATTTCTTATGACAAAAAAATCTTTAATGGTTTAGCAGAAAAAAAGAAGGAATTGGACAAAAGTATTAGCTCTCTAGATGCTAAGAAGGAGCAGCTGCAAAAGTTAAAGGATAATAACGATACAAACCTTAAGCAATTAGATGATGATAAGGCTAAACTCCAAGATTTAGCTAAACAATTTGAGCAGCAAAGGAATAACGCAGCTCAGATTATAAAAGAAAATGAAGAAAAGCTTATTGCCCATGCTGTTTCTGTAATAGATTCTAGTACAAGCTCTATAAGTGATATGAAGAATGCTCTTATGACTTTAAACAGCTTGCTGCCACAGATAAGTACTGATTCTGTTAAACAGAAGGCAAAGAGCTATATAAGCTCTGGAAATGCAAAGCTTGCTGACATGATTGCAAGGAGTTCAGCTCCTGCCGGAACTGACAATGTTACTTTTAAAGCTACTTATACTATGGAAGCTACGGCCTATTCTGGTGGAACAGTTACTGCCTTAGGATTAAAGCCTGTAAGAGATCCTTCAGGCCTAAGCACTGTAGCTGTGGACCCATCTGTAATACCTCTAGGCACTAAGGTTTATATATCTGGCTATGGCTATGCTATTTGCTCAGATACAGGTGGAGCAATAAAAGGAAACATTGTAGACTTGTATATGAATAGTGAGAGTGAATGTCTTTCCTTTGGTAGAAGAACAGTAGTTGTGAACATAGTAGCTTATCCAGGCGAGTGGTAA
- a CDS encoding DUF1697 domain-containing protein yields the protein MTVYIALLRGINVGGKNIIKMADLRQVFESIGLCEVKTYIQSGNVLFKSNEAEEVLCNKIEHEIEAVFGTSVKVILRTAAELEQIILNCPFSKDEVIEAEAVSDAESLYVALLAHSPLKEKLQCIDVYRSESDKYNIVGRDVYLLFNNSIRNSKLANNLYKLDVPTTVRNWKTLSKLHALAKTMEI from the coding sequence ATGACTGTTTATATAGCATTGTTAAGAGGTATTAATGTGGGTGGAAAAAACATAATTAAGATGGCGGATTTAAGACAAGTATTTGAATCAATTGGACTTTGTGAAGTAAAAACCTATATTCAAAGTGGAAATGTTTTATTTAAATCAAATGAAGCAGAGGAAGTATTGTGTAATAAAATTGAACATGAGATTGAGGCGGTTTTTGGAACTTCAGTAAAAGTTATTTTGAGAACAGCTGCGGAGTTAGAACAGATTATATTGAACTGCCCATTCTCCAAGGATGAAGTAATAGAAGCAGAGGCAGTATCCGATGCGGAGAGTCTATATGTTGCGTTACTTGCACATAGTCCATTAAAGGAAAAGCTTCAGTGCATAGATGTTTATAGAAGTGAAAGTGATAAATACAATATTGTAGGAAGAGATGTATATCTTTTATTCAATAATAGTATTAGAAATTCAAAACTTGCTAATAATCTTTATAAATTGGATGTACCAACAACTGTGCGTAATTGGAAAACACTAAGCAAGCTTCATGCATTAGCAAAAACTATGGAAATATGA
- a CDS encoding cupin domain-containing protein, with the protein MQLVKISDHQIYSDDRFVKKDMINEEKALLFTLNLKPGQEVPPHTHGESGLIIYVISGNGLLNVNNKTEKIAAGDAIYCSGNELFSMKNTSDENLSCFASLTK; encoded by the coding sequence ATGCAGTTAGTTAAAATATCAGATCACCAAATATACTCTGATGACAGATTTGTAAAAAAGGATATGATAAATGAAGAAAAGGCTCTTTTGTTTACATTAAATCTTAAACCTGGGCAAGAAGTTCCTCCTCATACTCATGGAGAGAGCGGACTTATAATTTATGTAATTTCTGGAAATGGGCTTCTAAATGTAAACAATAAAACAGAAAAGATAGCTGCTGGAGATGCAATTTATTGTTCTGGAAATGAACTTTTCAGCATGAAAAATACATCAGATGAAAACCTTTCTTGCTTTGCATCTTTAACTAAATAA
- a CDS encoding cold-shock protein: MTGTVKWFNSEKGFGFITGEDGKDVFAHFSQIKSEGYKSLEEGQKVSFDVAQGQKGPQAENIMAI, from the coding sequence ATGACTGGTACAGTAAAATGGTTTAATTCAGAAAAAGGCTTTGGATTTATTACAGGAGAAGATGGAAAAGATGTTTTTGCACATTTTTCTCAAATAAAATCAGAAGGTTATAAGTCACTTGAAGAAGGTCAAAAGGTTTCTTTTGATGTTGCTCAAGGACAAAAAGGACCTCAAGCTGAAAATATAATGGCTATCTAA
- a CDS encoding tyrosine-type recombinase/integrase codes for MELIQPIKDTDLINTLESELLKVGYKNYLLFDIAINTGLKIIDIINLTVWDVKNKSQIEVKDGRTGRILKYAVPPEVHEEIEKFILGMSAGDLLFPSKNGGKRPITNKQAFKCLNEASGKLGLADIGTHTLRKTFGYHHYKKYNDIALLQSLFGHSSPDMTLRYIGVADIEDISIEDFFQ; via the coding sequence ATGGAACTAATTCAGCCAATAAAAGACACTGACTTAATTAATACGCTAGAATCGGAATTGCTTAAGGTGGGATATAAAAATTATTTACTATTTGATATAGCAATAAATACGGGTTTAAAGATTATAGATATAATAAATCTTACCGTTTGGGATGTGAAAAACAAGTCTCAAATTGAAGTAAAGGATGGTAGGACCGGCAGGATACTAAAATATGCCGTGCCTCCTGAAGTTCACGAAGAGATTGAGAAGTTTATACTTGGAATGTCTGCAGGAGATCTGCTTTTTCCAAGTAAAAATGGCGGAAAAAGGCCTATAACAAATAAGCAAGCCTTTAAGTGCCTGAATGAAGCAAGCGGAAAACTTGGTCTAGCTGATATCGGCACACACACACTCAGAAAAACCTTTGGGTATCACCATTATAAAAAGTATAATGATATTGCCTTACTGCAGAGCTTATTTGGTCACTCTTCCCCTGACATGACTCTTAGATATATAGGTGTTGCTGATATTGAAGACATCAGCATTGAGGATTTCTTTCAATAA
- a CDS encoding pentapeptide repeat-containing protein, with amino-acid sequence MATNRSVTGNFNYNNIEKKAKNFMYKNLERSNCYNCDFSGSVFDFVSFRGAHFKSTNFFRCSFKYAEFIGTQLKDSDFKSAVFENAVFDSVKLDGTNFKDAKFINTIFLSTDINKAKNIDINTPGIRIFEEMPKLEISEELRAAILTAMENKYIKKARVLDTKDGGLNTLNIMLLLENFTEETIITGLKLIVTKLDREFFTLSYIIKFLKNM; translated from the coding sequence ATGGCTACAAATAGAAGTGTTACTGGAAATTTCAACTATAATAATATAGAAAAAAAAGCTAAAAACTTTATGTACAAAAATCTAGAGAGAAGCAACTGTTATAACTGCGACTTTTCAGGCTCGGTTTTTGATTTTGTAAGCTTTAGAGGAGCACATTTTAAATCCACCAATTTCTTCAGGTGCAGCTTTAAATATGCAGAATTTATTGGAACACAATTAAAAGACAGTGACTTTAAAAGTGCTGTTTTTGAAAATGCTGTTTTTGACTCTGTGAAACTGGACGGTACTAATTTTAAGGATGCAAAGTTTATAAATACTATCTTCTTATCTACTGATATAAACAAAGCTAAAAATATAGATATAAATACTCCCGGCATCAGAATTTTCGAAGAAATGCCCAAATTAGAAATCAGCGAAGAGTTAAGAGCTGCTATTTTAACTGCTATGGAAAACAAGTATATAAAAAAGGCACGAGTTCTTGATACAAAAGACGGTGGCCTGAACACATTAAATATTATGCTTCTACTAGAAAACTTTACTGAAGAAACAATAATTACAGGGCTTAAGTTAATTGTTACAAAACTTGATAGGGAATTTTTCACTTTAAGTTATATAATAAAGTTTTTGAAGAATATGTAG
- a CDS encoding DJ-1/PfpI family protein, which translates to MKRIFVFIYDDMADFEITFVTHMLGADLGMEIVPISYEDKLIRSKSGVIYKPSKLVKDVLKEEAEGLIIPGGWNGEMRSELIELIQSINSRGKLLGAICAGPRFLAKAGVLDNVKYTTSIVNWTETHEKNYMEDDPFPRQNFILDRVIRDGNIITAQGNAFIDFAIEIVDWFGGFDDEEDKNGFAKAIRGIC; encoded by the coding sequence ATGAAAAGAATTTTTGTATTTATATATGATGATATGGCGGACTTTGAAATAACATTTGTTACTCACATGTTAGGAGCAGATTTAGGCATGGAAATAGTTCCTATTTCCTATGAAGATAAATTAATAAGAAGTAAATCAGGTGTTATTTATAAGCCATCAAAACTAGTAAAGGATGTTTTGAAGGAAGAGGCTGAAGGATTAATAATCCCAGGAGGGTGGAACGGTGAAATGAGGTCAGAATTAATAGAACTTATTCAAAGCATAAACTCCAGGGGGAAGTTATTAGGGGCCATTTGTGCAGGTCCAAGATTTTTAGCTAAGGCTGGAGTGCTTGATAATGTAAAATACACAACATCAATTGTTAATTGGACAGAAACACATGAGAAGAATTATATGGAAGATGATCCATTTCCAAGACAGAATTTTATTTTAGATAGAGTAATTAGGGATGGCAATATTATAACAGCTCAAGGTAATGCATTTATTGATTTTGCAATTGAAATAGTTGATTGGTTTGGCGGCTTTGATGACGAAGAAGACAAAAACGGGTTTGCAAAAGCAATTAGAGGGATATGCTAG
- a CDS encoding DUF3997 domain-containing protein: protein MKRICILVIVLYVSMTLCGCFGPGISDYRYDLATGYQLICSSAHEIKVVPKSSVGIPMIPAKVVEIVFDDTFILAKQLGLKKESENSTYMIPDEKVIRYWIINAKENKIYGPFENDEFNKKQKELKISDSLKLKDVDSYKKSK, encoded by the coding sequence ATGAAGAGGATATGTATATTAGTGATTGTACTTTATGTAAGTATGACCCTTTGCGGGTGTTTCGGCCCAGGAATTTCCGACTATAGATATGACCTTGCAACTGGATATCAATTAATATGTTCATCAGCACATGAAATAAAAGTTGTTCCGAAATCATCCGTTGGTATTCCAATGATTCCAGCAAAGGTTGTTGAAATTGTCTTCGATGATACTTTTATTCTAGCAAAACAACTAGGCTTAAAAAAGGAATCAGAAAATAGTACATACATGATACCGGATGAAAAAGTAATACGTTATTGGATTATAAATGCAAAAGAAAATAAAATTTATGGTCCTTTTGAAAATGATGAATTTAATAAAAAGCAAAAGGAACTAAAAATATCCGATTCTCTTAAATTAAAAGATGTGGACAGTTATAAAAAATCTAAATAA
- a CDS encoding aminopeptidase P family protein — protein sequence MDVKERIEQLRALMREKGIEAYIVPSSDPHQSEYVAEHYTARTFITGFTGSAGTAVITLKDAGLWTDGRYFIQAENQLKGSGVTLYRMGEAGVPTIEAFLKDSLNKGAKVAFDGKVISVDYFRGLQKALESKEFSYDVSEDLIDKVWKDRPEKPCTEVIIHEVKYAGQSREEKLAEVIKEMKAVGANHYVISGLDDIAWLLNIRGRDVKCNPLTISYVVISNEKCYLFIDEKKVNAQVRAELEKANIEIKPYDSIADFLGTINEGTILLDPAKTNTWIHSAIKVKTIEAMDITTRFKAVKNDIQVQNVRNVMVRDGVAMVKFINWIKKTIKTRNITEIEASDKLEGFRREGENFYDLSFGSISAYKENAAMPHYSASQETQATIKPESLYLIDSGAQYLDGTTDITRTLAMGPITEEEKTDFTLVLRGMIDLAMQRFLYGATGSSLDILARIPLWNAGMDFKHGTGHGIGFFLNVHEGPHRVSMVPNTIKLEKGMITSDEPGVYKAGKHGIRIENLVVVQKDVNTEFGGQFMKFETLTLCPIDLDAIDASLLTAEEKAWLNNYHKTVFEKLSPFVQGEDLEYLKAATRAI from the coding sequence ATGGACGTTAAAGAAAGAATCGAACAACTAAGAGCTCTTATGAGAGAAAAGGGAATAGAAGCGTACATAGTGCCAAGTTCAGATCCACATCAAAGTGAATATGTAGCTGAGCATTACACTGCTAGAACCTTCATAACTGGTTTTACTGGTTCAGCTGGTACTGCAGTAATAACTTTAAAGGATGCAGGACTATGGACTGACGGCAGATACTTCATACAAGCAGAAAATCAACTAAAGGGCTCAGGCGTTACCCTATATAGAATGGGAGAGGCTGGAGTACCAACTATTGAAGCTTTCTTAAAGGATTCACTTAATAAGGGAGCAAAGGTTGCTTTTGATGGGAAAGTAATATCAGTAGATTATTTTAGAGGTCTTCAAAAGGCTTTAGAGAGCAAAGAGTTCTCCTATGATGTTAGTGAAGATTTAATAGATAAGGTTTGGAAGGATAGACCAGAAAAGCCTTGTACAGAAGTAATAATTCACGAGGTTAAATATGCAGGACAGTCAAGAGAAGAAAAGCTTGCTGAAGTAATAAAAGAAATGAAGGCTGTAGGCGCAAACCACTATGTAATATCAGGTCTTGATGATATAGCATGGCTTTTAAATATTAGAGGAAGAGATGTAAAGTGTAATCCTCTAACAATATCTTATGTAGTTATTTCTAACGAAAAGTGCTATCTATTTATAGATGAAAAGAAGGTTAATGCACAGGTTAGAGCTGAACTTGAAAAAGCTAACATAGAGATTAAGCCATATGACAGCATAGCTGACTTCCTTGGAACTATTAATGAAGGAACAATATTACTAGATCCAGCTAAGACAAATACTTGGATACACAGCGCTATAAAAGTAAAAACTATAGAAGCTATGGATATCACTACAAGATTTAAGGCTGTAAAGAATGACATACAAGTCCAAAATGTTAGAAATGTAATGGTAAGAGACGGCGTGGCTATGGTTAAATTTATTAATTGGATAAAGAAGACTATAAAGACACGCAACATTACTGAAATAGAAGCATCTGATAAGCTTGAAGGCTTTAGAAGAGAAGGAGAAAACTTCTATGACCTTAGCTTTGGTTCCATATCAGCATACAAAGAAAATGCTGCTATGCCTCACTATAGTGCTTCACAAGAAACTCAAGCTACAATTAAGCCAGAGAGTCTTTATCTAATAGATTCAGGAGCTCAATATTTAGATGGAACTACAGATATAACAAGAACTTTAGCAATGGGACCAATAACAGAAGAAGAAAAAACAGACTTTACTCTAGTACTTAGAGGTATGATAGACCTAGCAATGCAAAGATTCCTATATGGAGCTACAGGTTCAAGCTTAGACATATTAGCTAGAATTCCACTTTGGAATGCAGGCATGGACTTCAAACATGGAACAGGTCATGGAATAGGCTTCTTCCTAAATGTTCACGAAGGACCACACAGAGTTTCAATGGTTCCTAATACAATTAAACTTGAAAAAGGAATGATAACCTCTGACGAGCCAGGAGTTTACAAAGCTGGAAAGCATGGTATAAGAATTGAAAACCTAGTAGTTGTTCAAAAGGATGTAAACACTGAATTTGGCGGACAATTTATGAAGTTTGAAACTTTAACACTATGCCCTATAGACTTAGATGCTATAGATGCTTCCTTATTAACTGCTGAGGAAAAAGCATGGTTAAATAACTATCACAAGACTGTATTTGAAAAGCTATCTCCATTTGTACAAGGAGAAGATTTAGAATACTTAAAGGCTGCAACTAGAGCTATATAG